In Rouxiella sp. WC2420, the following proteins share a genomic window:
- the tssH gene encoding type VI secretion system ATPase TssH encodes MENQSADLLRRLNPYCAKALEAAATLCHNRAHAEITIEHWLLKLLELGEGDITVLARRYEWNMDNLWQNLLTHLDQLAHSINSPPILSESLNALMQSAWLTASLQDNAKHIRSIHLLKALVSQPQLLRSEGTWPLFSLSSAQITRLLPLLNQQSDERPELQQPADLIVPFASQHELSPHTSINRLNLNESQQAILNKFTVDITAKAKAGQIDPIFGRDTEIRQMIDILSRRRKNNPILVGEPGVGKTALVEGLALRIIEGNVPESLKSISLRTLDLGLLQAGAGVKGEFEQRLKNVIEAVQQSPAPILLFIDEAHTIIGAGNLAGGADAANLLKPALARGELRTIAATTWSEYKQYFERDAALERRFQMVKVDEPDDAKASMMLRGLKSRYAQHHGVHILDNAIIAAVNLSRRFLTGRQLPDKAIDLLDTAGARVRMSIDAQPEALTQINSGLAALEMERQAIEQDKRLMPDRGCSRLKEIDQRHMELTTEQQTAEQQYKEEKRLISLIIEARKQPADPGILKKLQQQLSDTQGNNPLLSLDVDARTVATVIADWTGIPLGSLLKDEQSDLLLLESHLAEIVIGQDAALTAMAQRLRAAKTGLTSEKGPLGVFLLVGPSGVGKTKTAAALAETLFGGQKSLITINMSEYQEAHTVSQLKGSPPGYVGYGQGGILTEAVRKRPYSVVLLDEVEKAHSDVINLFFQVFDRGIMRDGEGREIDFRNTVILMTANLGSDRLMQRLDDQPESTHSNLHELIHPILRNHFQPALLARFQTLIYRPLNADALRNIAEIKLRQITKRLNKHYGLQCIIQDRLYDTLVAACLLPDAGARNINNLLNQQILPVLSQQLLSRKPTQWKSSLLTLGWCEEQGITLEFENQSENM; translated from the coding sequence GTGGAAAATCAGTCAGCCGATCTACTCCGTCGCCTTAACCCCTACTGTGCAAAAGCACTTGAAGCGGCCGCCACTCTCTGCCATAACCGCGCCCACGCCGAGATAACCATTGAGCATTGGCTTCTGAAACTGTTGGAATTAGGCGAGGGTGATATCACCGTTTTGGCCCGCCGCTATGAATGGAATATGGACAACCTTTGGCAAAATCTACTAACCCATCTCGACCAACTCGCGCATTCGATAAACTCCCCGCCGATTTTATCCGAGTCATTGAATGCGCTGATGCAGTCTGCATGGCTGACGGCTTCATTACAGGACAATGCCAAACATATCCGTAGCATACATCTACTGAAAGCATTAGTTTCACAACCGCAGTTGCTGCGCAGTGAAGGGACATGGCCGCTATTCAGTCTAAGCTCTGCCCAAATAACGCGCCTTTTACCTTTACTAAACCAACAATCGGATGAGCGCCCAGAATTACAGCAGCCAGCAGATTTAATTGTTCCCTTTGCCTCGCAACATGAACTCTCACCGCACACCAGTATAAATAGGCTGAACTTAAACGAGTCTCAGCAGGCAATATTAAACAAGTTCACCGTAGACATCACGGCAAAAGCCAAAGCTGGGCAGATTGATCCGATCTTTGGCCGCGATACCGAGATCCGTCAGATGATCGACATCCTATCACGGCGTCGTAAAAACAATCCCATTTTGGTGGGGGAGCCGGGAGTGGGCAAGACAGCGTTGGTCGAAGGCCTCGCACTACGCATTATTGAGGGGAATGTGCCGGAAAGTTTAAAATCGATTAGCCTGCGCACTTTAGATCTTGGTCTATTGCAGGCGGGTGCAGGCGTCAAAGGTGAGTTCGAACAGCGTCTGAAGAATGTGATCGAAGCGGTGCAGCAATCACCAGCGCCAATTCTGCTGTTTATCGATGAAGCCCATACTATTATTGGTGCAGGCAATCTGGCCGGTGGCGCAGACGCGGCAAACCTGCTGAAACCCGCTTTGGCACGGGGAGAATTACGTACTATTGCTGCCACGACCTGGTCTGAGTACAAACAGTATTTTGAACGCGATGCCGCTCTGGAACGCCGATTCCAGATGGTCAAAGTGGATGAGCCTGACGACGCAAAAGCCAGCATGATGCTGCGTGGTTTGAAAAGTCGCTACGCTCAGCATCATGGTGTACATATTCTTGATAACGCGATAATCGCTGCAGTTAACCTTTCACGCCGGTTTCTCACTGGCCGACAGCTGCCTGACAAAGCTATCGATCTACTAGATACCGCAGGCGCGAGGGTGCGCATGAGTATAGATGCCCAGCCGGAAGCACTGACGCAGATTAACTCCGGGCTTGCGGCGCTGGAGATGGAACGACAAGCCATCGAACAGGATAAACGGCTAATGCCTGATCGAGGATGTTCCCGCCTGAAAGAGATTGATCAGCGCCATATGGAATTGACTACTGAGCAGCAGACCGCCGAGCAACAATATAAAGAAGAAAAACGCCTAATTTCTTTGATTATTGAAGCCCGTAAGCAACCTGCGGACCCCGGAATTTTAAAAAAACTGCAACAGCAGTTAAGCGATACTCAAGGGAATAATCCCCTGTTATCGCTCGACGTTGATGCTCGCACCGTCGCCACAGTGATTGCGGACTGGACCGGTATTCCGCTCGGCAGCCTGCTAAAAGATGAGCAAAGTGATTTGCTACTATTGGAAAGCCATCTTGCCGAAATTGTTATAGGCCAGGATGCGGCGCTAACGGCAATGGCCCAACGCCTGCGTGCAGCTAAAACCGGATTGACCTCAGAGAAGGGTCCATTAGGGGTATTTTTGTTAGTGGGTCCCAGCGGCGTAGGTAAAACCAAGACTGCGGCAGCGTTGGCCGAGACTCTCTTTGGTGGCCAAAAATCATTGATAACTATCAATATGTCGGAGTATCAGGAGGCTCATACCGTTTCTCAACTTAAAGGCTCGCCCCCGGGTTATGTCGGTTATGGGCAAGGGGGCATCCTCACCGAAGCCGTTCGCAAACGTCCTTACAGCGTGGTGCTGCTTGATGAAGTCGAGAAAGCGCATAGTGACGTTATTAATCTTTTTTTTCAGGTCTTCGACAGAGGAATAATGCGTGACGGCGAAGGGCGCGAAATTGATTTTCGTAATACTGTGATTCTAATGACAGCTAATTTAGGCAGCGACCGATTGATGCAACGGCTCGATGACCAGCCGGAGTCAACCCACAGTAATTTGCACGAACTTATTCATCCGATACTGCGCAACCATTTTCAGCCGGCTCTTCTTGCTCGTTTTCAGACCCTAATCTATCGGCCGCTTAACGCCGACGCGCTTCGCAACATTGCTGAAATAAAATTGAGGCAGATTACAAAACGTCTGAACAAACATTATGGCCTGCAATGCATCATTCAAGATCGTCTCTACGATACTTTGGTTGCCGCCTGCCTTCTGCCTGATGCTGGGGCGCGAAACATCAATAACCTACTAAATCAACAAATTCTGCCAGTGCTGAGTCAACAACTATTAAGCCGTAAGCCAACTCAGTGGAAATCCTCCTTGCTAACTCTTGGCTGGTGTGAGGAGCAAGGAATAACGTTAGAGTTTGAAAATCAGTCTGAAAATATGTAA
- a CDS encoding type VI secretion system Vgr family protein — MNSLSELTGITLNRYTLNIPSCPHELDVEDFNGLEQLSALYHYTIRFTTFHTDLNPESLLNKPATLTMGVGGLLNPLTGKIVHGVITSFQRIMGTRDQVKYEIIIEPFLALLNKQFRTHRFFVNKSVPDIIELVLKEHGLKSWEYAFTLKQNYPKREQINQYQESDFAFIERLLSEVGIFYFFTLQPDTQTEVVHFADKQSAYQFGKSLPLSNPSGMNDSGVDSIWGLNVRHGVVQASVIAKDYNHRKAHKLLQSTNADITGGERAGITYGEAYHYKPRHLEVGEKTQPAAETANFFALLDHERFLCAQTLITAISTDSNLQPAQVLTVTDRLIPSSLPDLLSLPMVLIRTGFSASRKDALKVTIAAVPYSETLCWRPQLKPRPIVSGTMAARVTSAKNNDIYAWQDALGMYRVKFDADCDNKPQGQESMPLRLAKPYGGDLYGLHFPLIQGTEVAIAFHDGDPDRPYIAHVLHDSRHTDHVTETNNTRNIIRTPAFNKLRMEDKRGEEHIKLSTVYGGKTQLNLGHIVDKERKLRGEGAELRSDDWVSIRGGKGLLLTADVQPNAGKKMLEMDSAIEQLEQALTLARNLQVAVKTAKASLADMDSQKSLNEALKYMKMPGLLAHAPAGVGIVSLSAVRLASGGESVAVMSGKNTDISAVKSFTVAAGDAVSLFARNAGMQLFAGNGKVDIRAQGDALNTSAKKDVTISSSEGKITINANQELVLLCGGSYIKFSGGNIELGCSGNIFLKATNVIKTGPSTMETLPITFPSGYEDEAQ; from the coding sequence GTGAACTCATTGTCTGAACTCACAGGAATCACACTTAATCGTTATACTTTGAATATTCCCTCTTGCCCTCACGAACTGGACGTTGAGGACTTTAATGGCTTGGAGCAACTTAGCGCCCTTTATCATTACACTATTCGTTTTACAACTTTCCATACAGATTTAAATCCCGAATCATTATTAAATAAACCAGCAACGTTGACTATGGGTGTTGGAGGGCTGCTCAATCCATTAACAGGAAAGATAGTTCATGGTGTTATCACTAGTTTTCAGCGCATAATGGGTACTCGTGATCAGGTTAAATATGAAATCATCATTGAGCCGTTCCTCGCGCTATTAAATAAACAATTCCGTACTCATCGATTCTTTGTCAATAAATCTGTACCAGACATTATAGAGCTGGTTCTTAAAGAGCACGGCCTTAAAAGCTGGGAGTATGCTTTTACACTCAAGCAAAACTACCCTAAGCGCGAGCAGATAAATCAATATCAGGAAAGCGACTTTGCCTTTATTGAACGGTTGCTTTCCGAGGTGGGAATATTTTATTTCTTTACCCTACAGCCGGATACTCAGACCGAAGTTGTGCATTTTGCAGATAAACAAAGTGCATATCAGTTTGGTAAATCTCTGCCATTGAGCAACCCTTCAGGGATGAATGACAGCGGCGTTGATTCTATTTGGGGTTTAAATGTACGGCACGGTGTCGTGCAAGCCAGCGTAATCGCCAAAGACTACAACCATCGTAAAGCCCATAAATTATTGCAGTCTACCAATGCCGATATCACTGGCGGCGAGAGGGCTGGAATAACTTATGGCGAGGCTTATCACTATAAGCCCAGGCATCTGGAAGTGGGTGAAAAAACTCAGCCAGCAGCCGAAACCGCTAATTTCTTTGCCCTGCTGGATCACGAACGATTTTTATGTGCTCAGACTTTAATTACTGCAATCAGTACTGATTCAAATCTACAGCCGGCCCAGGTATTAACCGTGACTGATAGGTTAATACCTTCATCCCTGCCAGACTTGCTTTCCTTGCCAATGGTGCTCATACGCACCGGGTTTAGCGCGAGTCGAAAGGATGCTTTGAAAGTGACTATTGCCGCCGTGCCTTACAGTGAAACCCTATGCTGGCGGCCACAACTTAAACCTCGGCCCATCGTCAGCGGAACCATGGCTGCGCGTGTAACGAGTGCAAAGAATAATGATATTTACGCCTGGCAAGATGCATTGGGCATGTATCGGGTAAAATTTGATGCAGACTGTGATAATAAGCCTCAGGGGCAAGAAAGCATGCCGCTACGTCTCGCTAAACCTTACGGCGGCGATTTATATGGGCTTCATTTTCCACTGATCCAAGGAACAGAAGTGGCAATAGCTTTCCACGATGGCGATCCCGATCGCCCTTATATTGCCCATGTTCTGCATGACTCACGCCATACCGACCACGTCACTGAAACAAACAACACTCGTAATATCATCCGTACCCCTGCTTTTAACAAGCTGCGGATGGAAGATAAGCGCGGCGAAGAACATATAAAACTAAGCACAGTATATGGCGGCAAAACCCAGCTTAACCTTGGCCATATTGTTGATAAAGAAAGAAAGTTACGAGGCGAAGGTGCGGAGCTCCGCTCGGATGACTGGGTCAGCATCCGAGGAGGTAAAGGGCTGTTATTGACGGCAGATGTACAGCCCAATGCCGGAAAAAAAATGCTGGAAATGGACAGTGCCATTGAACAGCTTGAACAGGCCTTGACGCTGGCCAGGAATTTGCAGGTCGCGGTTAAGACAGCAAAGGCATCACTGGCCGATATGGATAGCCAAAAGTCACTCAATGAAGCTTTAAAATATATGAAGATGCCCGGCCTTCTGGCTCATGCGCCTGCGGGCGTGGGTATTGTTAGCCTTTCTGCTGTTCGCCTTGCCTCCGGAGGTGAAAGCGTTGCCGTGATGTCAGGAAAAAATACTGATATTAGCGCTGTTAAATCTTTTACGGTTGCTGCTGGCGATGCTGTCAGCCTGTTTGCTCGAAATGCAGGTATGCAGCTCTTCGCCGGAAATGGCAAAGTTGATATTCGGGCCCAGGGCGATGCTCTTAATACCTCTGCCAAGAAAGATGTGACTATCAGTAGTTCCGAGGGGAAAATCACGATAAATGCCAATCAGGAGTTGGTGCTGCTTTGTGGCGGCTCCTATATAAAATTTAGCGGAGGAAATATTGAACTTGGCTGCTCAGGTAATATTTTTCTTAAGGCCACCAACGTGATAAAAACAGGTCCGTCGACTATGGAGACATTGCCGATAACATTCCCTTCAGGATATGAAGATGAGGCTCAATGA
- a CDS encoding type VI secretion protein: MGWQKAETITPKLPTAPLFLLWLLAGVMAVFSGVLLFILHASELIELLTRVDIWWLSITPPAAWLLLFSFRCWLWGKKVDEYKFFQQEAKFGHQQWQAWSERHLVILGSSISLPDSITAETICNGSANDIPWQMGCCRRLADLPLSDAATINLCISGIKNELNNLPVHLPLAVTLVTDLDSSAMTQALVMLWPTLFHQHKVPDEIIATSALSMNWVEERLKQPVKNVHLILIIQLNGEASYSDGLAALLLTSDDVVNKYRLPAQVRLLRPMPLNMLLFQQEISLFIKTQTAARHTSRILGDARKWEDFSADLSALSSIHGTLWQVTENELLEKWCGIAGPSSPWLLTALAAELANLRDESLLMLCSSGQEHFVSTVTLGSENEHIG, translated from the coding sequence ATGGGCTGGCAAAAGGCTGAGACCATAACACCGAAACTACCCACCGCGCCCTTATTCCTTTTATGGCTACTGGCGGGAGTCATGGCAGTATTTAGTGGAGTACTGCTATTTATTCTACATGCATCAGAGTTAATTGAACTACTGACCAGAGTTGATATCTGGTGGCTATCAATTACCCCACCTGCGGCCTGGCTACTGCTATTTAGTTTTCGTTGTTGGCTGTGGGGCAAGAAAGTCGATGAATATAAATTTTTCCAGCAGGAAGCAAAGTTTGGACATCAGCAGTGGCAGGCTTGGTCGGAACGCCACCTTGTTATTCTTGGCAGTAGTATTTCATTACCTGACAGCATTACTGCCGAAACTATCTGCAATGGCTCGGCGAACGATATCCCCTGGCAGATGGGCTGCTGTCGGCGGCTTGCTGATTTGCCACTCAGTGATGCGGCAACCATCAATTTGTGCATTTCGGGTATTAAAAATGAGTTAAATAATTTACCGGTCCATCTGCCTCTCGCAGTTACCCTCGTAACTGATTTGGACTCCAGTGCGATGACTCAGGCTTTGGTCATGCTTTGGCCAACGCTTTTCCACCAGCATAAAGTCCCCGATGAAATTATCGCCACCAGCGCCTTATCAATGAATTGGGTTGAAGAACGCCTGAAACAGCCTGTTAAGAATGTCCATTTAATCCTGATAATACAGTTAAATGGTGAAGCGTCTTATTCCGATGGGTTGGCTGCACTGCTGCTGACCAGTGATGACGTAGTGAACAAATACCGGTTGCCTGCCCAGGTACGCCTGCTACGCCCGATGCCTCTAAATATGTTGTTGTTTCAACAAGAAATCTCCCTGTTTATTAAAACCCAGACCGCCGCCCGCCATACATCTCGCATACTCGGGGATGCCCGGAAATGGGAGGATTTTTCAGCAGATCTTTCTGCTCTCAGTTCTATCCATGGAACTCTCTGGCAAGTTACTGAAAACGAATTGCTGGAAAAATGGTGCGGCATAGCCGGACCTTCCTCGCCCTGGTTATTAACTGCGCTCGCGGCAGAACTGGCCAATCTCCGCGATGAGTCACTATTGATGCTTTGCTCTTCGGGGCAGGAGCATTTTGTCAGTACCGTCACATTAGGAAGTGAAAATGAGCACATCGGGTAA